Proteins encoded by one window of Chryseobacterium aquaeductus:
- a CDS encoding LysE family transporter has product MFELIFSAIGLGFMLSLVFIGPIFFLLIETSFSRGPKHALALDFGVITADLLCIVAAYYASADIVNLIDKHPGFYRITSILILSYGIVMLVTKTKMHLPGEEKIISQNYIKTFLNGFLLNLLNVGVILFWLLTVIGVRNQYPDTGNGILYIGIVIATYLSIDLMKIFLAKQFHYKLTQKLANKIRRIVGIILIIFSFFIFLQSFKMFNQFDKKLEEAEKKELKYKKNR; this is encoded by the coding sequence ATGTTTGAACTCATATTTTCGGCCATTGGTCTCGGTTTTATGCTGAGTCTTGTTTTTATTGGTCCTATCTTTTTTTTGCTCATAGAAACCAGTTTTTCAAGAGGTCCGAAACACGCTTTAGCACTGGATTTTGGTGTCATTACTGCAGATTTGTTGTGTATAGTAGCTGCCTATTATGCCAGTGCAGACATTGTAAATCTCATCGATAAACACCCAGGTTTTTATAGAATTACCTCCATTCTTATTCTCTCCTATGGGATTGTAATGCTGGTTACCAAAACCAAAATGCATTTGCCTGGCGAAGAAAAAATCATCAGTCAGAATTATATTAAAACTTTTTTAAATGGTTTCCTTCTCAATCTTTTGAACGTGGGAGTTATTCTGTTTTGGCTTCTAACGGTAATTGGAGTCCGCAATCAATATCCTGACACAGGAAATGGGATTCTTTATATAGGAATTGTTATTGCAACTTATCTTTCCATTGATTTGATGAAAATTTTCTTGGCTAAACAGTTTCATTACAAACTGACTCAGAAATTAGCGAATAAAATCAGACGAATTGTTGGGATTATTCTTATCATTTTCAGTTTCTTCATATTCCTGCAAAGTTTTAAGATGTTTAATCAGTTTGATAAAAAATTGGAGGAGGCTGAAAAGAAAGAATTAAAATACAAAAAAAACAGATAA
- a CDS encoding S66 peptidase family protein → MKKIFPKSLKKGDKIAIISPAGAVEQSQLEKGINMIKSKGFEPVLGEHLYTKFSNGYNYAGTEEQRTKDINWALNDPQITAIWASRGGYGCQHLVEKLNLKGFAKNPKWYIGYSDNTVIQSYLLKKGFASIHGQTIKTSSFGVTDESYDLIFNILKGKALKYTLKSNQFNKDGNVEGELVGGNLALIYALLGTKYSFDFKDKILFIEDIGENFYALDRMMMSLEMAGVFTKIKGLVIGGMTNMGDEKENKQYEESFDEFAYQLISERISKYQFPVVFGFPNGHIHNNIPLIIGADVSLQSGKNVSLTFK, encoded by the coding sequence ATGAAAAAAATATTTCCAAAATCACTTAAGAAAGGCGATAAAATTGCCATTATTTCTCCTGCAGGAGCCGTAGAACAATCACAGCTCGAAAAAGGCATAAACATGATCAAAAGCAAAGGTTTTGAACCTGTTTTAGGAGAACATCTCTACACCAAATTTTCAAATGGATACAATTACGCCGGAACTGAGGAGCAAAGAACCAAAGACATCAACTGGGCTCTTAATGATCCTCAAATCACTGCAATCTGGGCTTCTCGTGGTGGCTACGGTTGTCAGCATTTGGTTGAGAAATTAAACTTAAAAGGTTTTGCGAAAAATCCCAAGTGGTATATCGGTTATTCTGATAATACAGTGATACAAAGTTATTTATTGAAAAAAGGTTTCGCTTCGATTCACGGACAAACTATTAAAACTTCAAGTTTTGGCGTTACCGATGAAAGCTATGATTTGATTTTTAATATTCTAAAAGGTAAAGCTTTAAAATATACTTTAAAATCAAACCAGTTTAACAAAGACGGAAATGTGGAAGGTGAGTTGGTTGGAGGAAATTTGGCACTGATATATGCACTTTTAGGAACCAAATATTCTTTCGATTTTAAAGATAAAATTTTGTTCATTGAAGATATTGGTGAAAACTTTTATGCGCTAGACAGAATGATGATGAGCTTAGAAATGGCAGGAGTTTTCACCAAAATTAAAGGCTTAGTAATTGGTGGAATGACCAATATGGGTGATGAGAAAGAAAATAAGCAATACGAAGAAAGTTTTGACGAATTTGCTTATCAGTTAATTTCAGAAAGAATTTCAAAATATCAATTTCCCGTCGTTTTTGGATTTCCAAATGGGCATATTCACAATAATATTCCTCTGATTATTGGTGCGGACGTTTCTCTTCAATCGGGGAAAAATGTTTCATTAACTTTTAAATAA
- a CDS encoding DoxX family protein: MFYSKFILAFLLITAGVFHFVKPHFFMKIMPDYVPLHLQMVYISGVVEILCGILLLFPETQKIGAYLSIALFIAVFPANIEMARKFYEINHQYFWLTVLRLPLQFVLIWWAYQFRK; encoded by the coding sequence ATGTTTTACTCAAAATTTATACTCGCATTTTTATTGATCACAGCTGGAGTTTTTCATTTTGTAAAACCTCATTTTTTTATGAAAATAATGCCGGATTATGTTCCGTTGCATTTACAGATGGTTTACATCAGTGGGGTGGTAGAAATTTTGTGTGGGATTCTACTTCTTTTTCCGGAAACTCAAAAGATCGGAGCTTATCTTTCTATTGCTTTATTTATCGCTGTTTTTCCTGCAAATATAGAGATGGCAAGAAAGTTTTATGAGATTAATCATCAATATTTTTGGCTCACGGTTTTAAGACTTCCCTTGCAGTTTGTTTTGATCTGGTGGGCGTATCAATTTAGAAAATAA
- a CDS encoding YraN family protein — protein MADHNDLGRKAEDLAAEYLIKNGHRILMRNFRYQKAEIDIISEKDNLIVVTEVKARSTDFFILPQEAVTKGKIKSIVTAANHFMEEFNKNQEVRFDIISVLPDKNKNLTIEHIPDAFEAFDAN, from the coding sequence ATGGCAGATCACAATGACTTAGGTAGAAAAGCAGAAGATTTAGCAGCCGAATATCTCATAAAAAATGGACATAGAATTCTTATGCGAAACTTTCGGTATCAAAAAGCTGAGATTGATATTATTTCTGAAAAAGATAATCTAATTGTCGTCACAGAAGTAAAAGCCAGATCAACCGATTTTTTTATCCTGCCACAGGAAGCCGTTACAAAAGGAAAAATCAAGTCAATTGTTACGGCAGCCAATCATTTTATGGAAGAGTTTAATAAAAATCAAGAAGTGAGATTTGATATAATTTCAGTACTTCCCGACAAAAACAAAAACCTGACAATCGAGCATATACCGGATGCCTTTGAAGCATTTGATGCCAACTAA
- a CDS encoding SDR family NAD(P)-dependent oxidoreductase, translating into MKTILITGATSGIGKATAELFAKQGNRIIICGRRAEVLESVKKELSVLTEVFSLKFDVRNLEEVENAIASLPQEWKNVDVLINNAGNAHGLEPLSAGSTDDWDSMIDGNVKGLLYVSKTLIPMMKERSSGHIINISSVAARQTYANGVVYCASKKAVDVISEGMRIELTEFGIRVTNIQPGAVSTDFSLVRFKGDQERAATVYAGYEALKAEDIADAIAYCVNAPQHVTVSDMTIYPSAQSEPRTIHRKE; encoded by the coding sequence ATGAAAACAATACTCATCACCGGAGCCACTTCGGGAATAGGAAAAGCCACTGCAGAACTTTTTGCAAAACAAGGAAACAGAATCATTATCTGCGGAAGAAGAGCGGAGGTTTTAGAATCTGTGAAAAAAGAATTATCTGTTTTAACCGAGGTTTTTAGTTTAAAATTTGATGTACGAAATCTTGAAGAAGTAGAAAATGCCATTGCATCTCTTCCTCAAGAGTGGAAGAATGTAGATGTATTAATCAACAATGCAGGGAATGCGCATGGTTTAGAGCCTTTATCTGCAGGAAGTACAGACGACTGGGATTCTATGATTGACGGAAACGTAAAAGGTCTTTTATACGTGTCAAAAACGTTGATTCCAATGATGAAAGAAAGAAGTTCGGGACATATCATTAATATCAGTTCGGTTGCTGCAAGACAAACTTATGCAAATGGTGTTGTGTATTGCGCAAGCAAAAAAGCAGTAGATGTGATTTCTGAAGGAATGAGAATTGAGCTTACAGAATTTGGAATCAGAGTAACAAACATTCAACCTGGAGCAGTTTCCACAGATTTTTCTTTGGTTAGGTTTAAAGGAGATCAGGAAAGGGCAGCAACAGTTTATGCTGGTTATGAGGCTTTAAAAGCAGAAGATATTGCCGATGCGATCGCCTATTGTGTGAATGCTCCGCAGCACGTTACGGTTTCAGATATGACGATTTATCCTAGTGCTCAGAGCGAACCGAGAACCATTCACAGAAAAGAATAA
- a CDS encoding nuclear transport factor 2 family protein, translating into MRFLCGILLLFFVFGSSQKISKHEKAVLVQAKKLDSLMKNNNDAIIDLFSEDVSFGHSNGWIQNLDDFIKDFSSKKVIYKEVSQTEFSEIKEFKNSISLRRVIKVAGLYKNQDFEMKLALLEIWIKKKSVWKLWSRQSVEIKP; encoded by the coding sequence ATGAGATTTTTGTGTGGAATTCTTTTATTGTTCTTTGTTTTTGGATCTTCTCAAAAGATTTCAAAGCATGAGAAAGCGGTTTTAGTTCAAGCCAAAAAGCTGGATTCTTTGATGAAGAATAATAATGATGCAATCATTGATTTATTTTCCGAAGACGTTTCTTTCGGTCATTCTAATGGTTGGATTCAAAATCTGGATGATTTTATAAAAGATTTTTCGTCTAAAAAAGTGATTTACAAAGAAGTCAGCCAGACTGAATTTTCTGAAATTAAAGAATTTAAAAACAGCATCAGTCTAAGAAGAGTCATTAAAGTTGCAGGTCTTTATAAAAATCAGGACTTTGAAATGAAATTAGCTTTACTCGAAATCTGGATTAAAAAGAAATCTGTCTGGAAATTGTGGAGCCGGCAGAGTGTGGAAATAAAGCCATAG
- the tsaB gene encoding tRNA (adenosine(37)-N6)-threonylcarbamoyltransferase complex dimerization subunit type 1 TsaB, with protein MKILYLETSSKNCSVAISDDEKLLCVCEEVSENYKQSESLHSFVEWTLEGAEISLKDLDAVCLGKGPGSYTGLRIGAASAKGFCYGLKIPLIAVNSMQSMIEPFVGKNYELIIPLVDARRMEVYTAAYDGITGEELSVTEAKILDETSFEELKDKKIIFVGDGVKKAKEVLQLPNADFDEDIYPSAQYLVKKTLDKIQKKEYEDIAYFEPFYLKEFHGVKKKKSED; from the coding sequence ATGAAAATATTATATCTGGAAACTTCCTCAAAAAACTGCTCAGTCGCTATTTCAGATGATGAAAAGTTGCTTTGCGTATGTGAAGAAGTTTCAGAAAATTATAAACAATCAGAAAGTCTGCACTCATTTGTGGAATGGACTTTAGAAGGCGCAGAAATTTCTTTAAAAGATTTAGATGCAGTTTGCCTTGGGAAAGGTCCGGGTTCTTACACAGGCTTGCGAATTGGTGCGGCATCAGCGAAAGGTTTTTGCTATGGCTTGAAAATTCCATTAATTGCTGTCAACTCTATGCAGAGCATGATAGAGCCGTTTGTAGGTAAAAACTATGAGTTAATCATACCTTTAGTCGATGCAAGGAGAATGGAGGTTTATACCGCTGCTTACGATGGAATTACCGGAGAAGAACTCAGTGTAACAGAAGCCAAGATTTTAGATGAAACGTCGTTTGAAGAATTAAAGGATAAAAAAATCATTTTTGTAGGCGACGGAGTAAAAAAAGCCAAAGAAGTATTACAGCTTCCTAACGCAGATTTTGATGAAGACATCTACCCTTCTGCACAATATCTGGTAAAGAAAACTTTAGATAAAATTCAGAAAAAAGAATATGAAGATATAGCCTACTTTGAACCCTTCTATTTAAAAGAATTTCACGGAGTTAAAAAGAAAAAAAGCGAAGATTGA